TTATTCACTTGTGTTATTAGATTATTTGTTCCATGCTAATGGTATATGTTCTTTTAAAATTTTATTTGCTAATCCGTATCTTTCTTAACGCTCATGCATCGAATACAGAAATAATTTTTTAATTAAAATAGTTTACAATAGTGTTTATCTAACCAATAGGAGTTTTAAATGGTTCAACATTTAACCAAAGAAGATTTTTTGAAAAAGGTTTTCAATTACGAAGAAAATCAGGACTGGAAATATGAAGGCGATAAGCCGTGTATCATCGATTTTTACGCGGACTGGTGCCAGCCCTGTAAAATCGTTTCGCCCATTTTAGATGAGTTGTCTGAAGAATATGCGGGCAAAGTTGATTTTTACAAGATCGATACCGAAGTCGAGCAGGAATTGGCAGCCATTTTTGGCATTCGCAGCATCCCTTCGATTTTATTTGTGCCGATGAATGATCGCCCGCAGATGGCCGTTGGCGCTCTGCCAAAAGACACTTTAAAGCAGGCCATCAATGAAGTTTTAGGTATCGAAGCCGCTTAATTTTTAATTTGCAAACAAGACTTAAAAAGGCCGCACGTCGGCCTTTTTTTGTTTATATTGTTCTTCCCGCAAAGGCAGGGATTCCAGCGAACATCTCTTTGACTCGCAAGCAGAAATTCCTCCACATCATCAGAGTTTCATTCCCGCCCATCAGGGATAAACGGCAGTTGCTATTCCCCCCGGTTCTACAGGGATTCTGGCCCACACCGCCGTCCGGCCGGAATAACATCATCAACAGAAAAATATTTAAAGAATTACACATTTAGGTTCGAAAATAACCATTTGATTGGTTGAGGATGAAAGGAGCGCGTCAGCTTGTTACTTTTATTTTTTGACAAAGGTTGTTTTCTTGATTTAAAAATCAATTAAATATATATTGCTCATGTTTGCAATGCCTCAGCAATATCTTAAAAAGGAGCGCGAAATATGAAAGCTCGTAATCTGCTTAAAAAAATAATTATTTTTGTATTAGCTTTAAATTGGACTCATATCCAGGCGCAGGAGAGAGTAGCTGCCGAGTTTATCAGCAAATTCCCCCCTCCCAAAGCCATAGACGGAACGCCATACATGGACGGCTTAAAACAATTATCCATAAAAGATCATTATCTCTTTGTGGTGGATGAATATGTTGGTGTGCAGGTGCTGGATATCTCTGATCCTGAAAATTTGCAAGAGGTTGCCGTAATTTATCCGGAAAATCTTGCGCCCACGCAAAATGTGTATTTAACGGACTCCCTGGCTTTTATGTCCTGCCGCCTGGACGGCGTGTGGATTATTGACATCGCCAATCCTGCGGCGCCACAAAAGATTTCCCGCATTCGCCCACGAGCCGAGTCTTACTGGGTGACGGCCAACCTGCCCTATGTTTACATTGCCGAGGCCGATTCCGGGGTGATGATCTATGATGTTCAGCAGCCCAAAAGTCCGCAGCTTGTCGGAAGGATCCAGACCGGCGGTTTCATCTGGGGCGTCGGCTTAATCCAGAATTATCTCTACCTCATTGACAAACGAAAAGGATTGCTGGTTTACGACGTTACCGATCCCACCGCACCGCTGGCCACAGGCGGCCAGCTTGAAGCGCTAAAATATACGCGCAGCATCTTTTTTGAAGATAATTACGCCTATGCCGCCAACGGCCCCGCCGGTTTAACCGTGCTGGATGTCAGCCAGCCAGCCAAACCAAAGCACATCCGTACAGTAAATTTAAAAGGTTATGCCTACAGCTCCTACAAAAGCGGCTCAACGGTGTTTGTGGGCAACGACGTGCTTAGAGAATTGCAATTTGTGGACGTTCAAAATCCGCGCGAGCCTTTTTTGATCGGTAAGTACAAATCCAATTCTCATATTTACTACGCTCTGAAAAAGGACATTTATGTTTATACAGCGGCCGACTCGGCAACGCTGGTATTGCGCTACAATCGCCCGCCGGTGCTGGCCGATATACAGGATCAGGTGGTGGACGAAGATCAGACCTTAACTTTTCAGGTAAAGGCATTTGATCCTGATGACGACGCAATCTTTTACTCGCTCTCATTTTTACCGGAAGGCGCTCAGTTCGATTCCATCAGCGGTGTGTTTAGCTGGCGGCCGACCTTTGAGCAATCCGGTGTTTACGGACCAATCGTTATTACAGCCCACGAGCGCACCCAAAGCCAGCTGACCGACAGCGACACCATTCGGATTACAGTGAACCATGTAAACCGACCGCCAACCATCGCCGAAATTCCTGACTACGAAGTGGATGAAAATCAAACGCTTACTTTTACGATTCCGGAAGGCGAAGACCCGGACAAGGAAGACGCCGGTAAATTAACTTATGCGGCGGAGAATTTGCCAGAAGGAGCGACCTTCGATCCGCAGACGCGCGTCTTTACCTGGAAACCCACTTACGAGCAGTCCGGCGAGTACCCCATTGATTTTACAGTGTACGATCCTGCAGGCGCTTTTGCCAGAGAAGCCACTGTTATTACCGTACATCATGTGGATCGTAAGCCGACCCTGGCCGAGGTTCCGGATCAAACGGTCCATGAAGACGAATTGTTAACCTTTACCTTGCATGGTTCCGATCCGGATAAAGAAGATCAAAACGCTTTGAGTTACGCCGCTTATAATTTACCGGAAGGCGCAACATTCGATCCGGCAACGGCTACCTTTTCGTGGAAGCCAACCTTTGAGCAGTCTGGCGTTTACAAAGACTTGTTATTTGTTTTCACGGCCGGCGCCCTGAGCGATTCGATTACGGTCAATATTACCGTTACCCATGTCAACCGTCCGCCGGTTATTGCCGCCGTGGGCGACAAAACCGTGGATGAAAATCAGTGGTTGCAATTTACGGTTTCCGGCGAAGACCCTGACCGTGAGGATTTCGGTCGTTTACAAATTACGGCCGAAAATCTGCCTGAAGGCGCCACGTTTGACCCCGATTCCAATTTATTTAAATGGAAACCAACCTTTGAGCAGTCCGGCGTTTATCCCGATGTGCTTTTTATCATTCACGATCCTTCAGGCCTAACCGATACGGCAGCGGTAACCATTACGGTAAATCATGTCAATCGTCCGCCGGCGCTGGCTGAAATTCCCGCCAAAGTAATCGATGAAAATCAATTGCTGACCTTTGAGCTGCAGGGCAGCGATCCGGATCGGGAGGACCAGGGGAAATTAATTTACACCGCCGACGGCCTGCCAGAAGGCGCCCTGCTGGAAGGCAATCAGTTTAGCTGGACGCCTACCTACGACCAGTCCGGCGTTTACAAAATCACTTTTACGGTCAGTGACGGCCGGTTAAGCGACAGCCAATCCACAACCATCACCGTAAACCATGTCAACCGTCCGCCGGTTATGGCCGAACTCGCGCCGCAGACGGTGGATGAAAATCAACCGCTAACATTTACGGTCGCCGGTTCCGATCCGGATAAAGAAGATACCGGCAAATTAACGTTAAATGCCCTGAATCTGCCCGAAGGCGCCGTTTTCGATCCGGCCAGCGGGAAATTCAACTGGACGCCGACCTTTGAACAATCGGGCGTGTATCAGGTATCGTTTACCATTCAGGATCCTGCCGGTTTAAGCGATACGCTGACCGTGCCCATTACGGTCAATCATGTAAACCGGACGCCGGTTTTTGCCGAACAGCCGCCGCAGGTTGTAGATGAAAATCAACCGCTGAACGTTCAGTTGATTCCGGCAACGGATCCGGACAAAGAAGACGAAGGAAAGTTAAAATACACGGCGCTCAATTTGCCGCAAGGCGCCAGCTTTGACCCAAACACCCTGACCCTGAGCTGGACGCCGACCTACGAGCAGTCAGGCGTTTACACAGTGACCATTCAGGTTACGGACGGCGAATTTACCGTGGAGCAACCTTTGCAAATTACGGTAAATCACGTCAATCGTCCGCCGGTTTTACAACTCATTGCAGATCAAACCATCGACGAAAATCAGCCCTGGCAATTAGCCGTAACAGCCACAGACCCGGACAAAGAAGATGAAGGTAAATTACATTTTAGCACGACGAATCTACCCCAGGGCATGACCTTTGACTCCACCAACGCTGTCTTTTCCTGGACGCCCACCTTTGAACAATCGGGCGTTTATTCGGCTATCACGGTTAAAGTCACCGACAGCGGCAATTTATCCGATCAAAAGCAGTTCAGCATTACAGTGAATCATGTGAACCGCGCGCCATCTCTGGAGCCAATCCCCCCGATTCAGGGCGTGGAAAATTCGCCGATCACCTTTCAGTTAAAAGGCAGCGATCCGGATAAAGAGGATGACGGCAAGCTGGTTTACAGTTGCGCCAACCTGCCGGAAGGGGCCGTGCTGGACGCGCAGAGCGGAGCCTTTAGCTGGACGCCAAACTTTTTGCAGGCCGGCGCGTACAATTTGCAGTTTAAAGTAACGGACAGCGGCGGCTTATTTGCCGAACAGAGCGTATCGATGACCATCGATGACTTGAATCGCCCACCGCAATTACAGCCCATTGAAGCGAAAAAAGTTTTTGAAAATCAAACCCTCAGTTTTAAAGTAACTGGCAGCGATGAAGACACCGACAACACCCTGACTTACTCGGCGGAAGGTTTACCCACAGGCGCGCAATTTGATGCGGCCAGTCAAATGTTTACCTGGAGGCCAACCTTTGAGCAGGCCGGAAACTACCAGGTTACCTTTAAACTGACTGACGGTAAAGAAGAGACCAGCGTTTCGGTGCCCATTGAAGTGGTGAATGTCAATCGTCCGCCTCAGTTCACCGCTTTGACCGATCAGCAGGTTAAAGAAAATGAACGCCTGCGCTTTACGGTAACGGCCAGCGATCCGGATGCGGGAACTACGCTTCAGCTGCAGGCGCAAAATCTGCCGGAAGGAGCGCAATTTAACGCCGACAATGGGACGTTCGAGTGGACGCCAACGTTTGAACAGGCCGGTGTTTACGCTGTAACCTTTAGCGTAAGCGACGGCGACACCACCGTCAGCAAAGAAATAAAAATCACCGTACAAAACGTCAATCGCCCGCCGGTGTTTAATGAAATCGGCGCGCAGCAGGTTAAAGAAAACGAAGAACTGCGTTTTACCATCTCAGCATCAGACCCCGATGCCGGCACGGAGTTAAAATTTAGCGCGCAAAATCTGCCGGACGGCGCAAACTTTGATCCCGCCACGCAAACCTTTGTCTGGAAGCCGAATTTCGATCAGCAGGGCGAACACCAGGTAGTCTTTACCGTCAGCGACGGCGAAAGCGAAGTAAAACAAACCGTTGTCATAAGCGTGCAAAATGTTAATCGACCGCCAACGATCAATGGACCGACCAGCAACGAAGCGCAGGCAGGAGAAGCAATTCAGCTGCGGTTTAACGGAAGCGATCCGGATGGCGACGCCTTAAAGTTCTCTGGCGATAATCTGCCCTCCGGCGCTAAAATAGACGATTCAGGGAATTTTACCTGGACGCCAGACGACGGCCAGGTGGGCGCGCACAGCTTTGTGATAAAAGTCAGCGACGGGCAGGAAGAAGCCTCCATTAATGTAAAGATCGACGTCAAACCTAAACCTCAGCCCGCGCCGGCAGACACAACAGGAAATTAGGCCTTCTGGCGGCGGGCAGAGAAGATTAGTTGAATGGTTGAATAGTCAGCGGTTTGTCACTGCGAATCCTGTGCAGGCAGGATGACTGTCAACCATGGTTGTAGGGGTGAAGAGTCATCAGCCTGTCATGACGCAGCGAATAGATTGCTGTCAGTGTTAAATAAAGACCGCTGAGCGTGAATTCGATTTGCTGAGGGTGTCTCAAAAGCGACATCTAATGAAAAATTATACAAAGACAGGAAAAATCTTACAGTAGCCCTCACCCCCTGCCCCTCTCTCCCGATTTTCGGGAGAAGGGGGAATTAAAGGGGGTGAGGGAAAGAAAAACTTTATAAAAATACATTGTCTTTGACTTTTGGGACAGCCCCAGTAAGCGCCGTGTGCGAGGGCAATGGAAATTATCTTTAATTTAAAACATTCTTTGCGCCCTTTGTGACTTCTTTGCGCTCTTGGTGGCTCGTTTTTTTGCAGCGGCTGCGCTGCCCTGGTTTGTAACAGAGACTTCTTTCCGGTCTGGCTTACCAATCAACAATCTTTTTTCTTACATCTTTACTTCCTGTTTGCACATTCATTTGACCCGCGCTAAAAATTGCCTAAATTTTAAAAAAACAATCAAAAGGTGAAAACAATGGCGGAAAATAAACCGACAGATATTTCTCGTTTAAAACAACTCTTTTCAGCGGGTGAATTAGCCATGGAAGCGGAAGAATGGCCACGGGCTATTAAACGCTTCGAAAAACAAATACATACCCTGGTTCGTTCTTCCGCTTTTAATGAGCGCGAAGTTTTATTAGAGTTAAACGAATTGTTTGATATCATCTTCAAAACAGGCCTTGCAGGCTCGTTCACAGCCCAAATGCCTGAGCAGACCTTTTTATTACTCGGCCGGCATCTGCTAACGGTCAGTGGCGATTTGCAGAACGAGGCGCGAAAAATCATCCACCTTTATTTGGAATTATTTCGCCAGCCCGCTTTTCTAAAGCAGATCAAGCAAACTCAACCCTGGGAAGAGCTGATTTTGCAGTTGATTGAAAAGAGCAATTTTACCATCGCTCCCCTTTTACGCCAGCGTTTTCAATTATATGCAGATAAAACCATTTTTGCCTTGATCAGCGGCGAAAACGTGGTTCGCTACAGCTTTGCGACCGTCAGGGAACGCATTTTACAATACGCCCGCGGATTGCTGGCTCTTGGCGGTTCCGTGCCACAGGGACGTCCGACGGTGGCCTTTTTCATGGAAAACAGTCTGGAGATGGCCTTATTAGACCTGGCCTGCCTGTCCAGCGGCCTGGTCAATGTGATGATTCCGGCCAATTCTGTAGGCCATCAGGTGGCTTTTATTCTGAATCAAACCGGAGCTAAAATCCTTTTGATCTCCGGGCACAAACAACTGGAAATCGTCAACCAGGTGCGCAGGGAGCTGAGGCATGTCGATCAAATCGTAATGATTAAAGAACAGCCCACAGAAGAACGGATTCTTTCTCAGACGCAATTAATTCAAATGGGCATGAACATCAGCGACGATCAGGTCGTTGCCCGGCAAGAGAGTTTTACAACGCGCGACCTGGCGACCATTATGTACACCTCGGGAACGACCGGCGAGCCCAAGGGGATCATGTTCTCCCATTTGAATATTATTTACAAACGCTTTTGCCGCGCCATGGCCCTGCCGGAAATCGGGCCGCAGGATCGCTTCCTTTCCTATTTGCCGCTCTTTCACACCTTTGGCCGCTATCTGGAGATGATGGGCGCTGTTTTCTGGAGCGCCGAATATTATTTTATGGAAAATCCGGCCATCGACACCCTGGTGCGCAACATGCAACTGGTCAGGCCCACCATATTCATCAGCATTCCTAAAAAGTGGATGCAACTGTACGAATACATTGCCCGACGCGTGGATGTAGAATTGGACGACGAACGGCTTATTCTTAAAACATTAAAAGAAGTAACCGGCGGCCAATTGCGCTGGGGGCTTTCCGCCGCCGGCTATCTGGATCCGGCCATCTTTCGCTTTTTTCAGCGCAATGGCGTGGAACTGCTCAGCGGCTTTGGCATGACCGAAGCCACCGGCGGTATTACCATGACCGAACCTGGCAACTATGTGGAAAATACGCTGGGTAAACCGCTGCCCGGCATCGAAGCAAAACTGGCGAAAGACGGCGAACTGTTAATTCGCGGCCCTTACGTAATGATCGGCTACTACGGCCACCGCGAACAACCCTTTGTGGACGGCTGGTTCCCGACCGGCGATATTATGCGCCGTCTGCCCAATGGGTATTTTGAAATCATCGATCGCAAAAAAGAGATTTACAAAAACATCCGCGGCGAAACCATCGCGCCGCAGCGCATCGAAAACTTCTTTTACGATTCAGAGTTTGTGAAGCAGGTGTTTCTGGTGGGCGATAACCGGCCCTTTAACACGGTTCTCATCTATCCTAATTTTGAGGGAGCGGATAATCCTTTGCGACAAATGAATGCAGAAGAACTCCACGACTTTTTCTCTTCTCTGGTGGTTACGGTCAACAATTTTCTGGCGCCCTTTGAACGAATTGTCGATTTTAGAATTGTTGACCGCCCTTTTTCAGCCGAGCATGGCGAATTAACTCCCAAAGGAACCTTTAAGCGCCGTGTCATCGAAAAAAATTTTGCGCATTTAATCGAAGCCATGTACGAACAGAGCTTTATCGATTTTAAATGGCAGGGCTTAACCTTGCAAATTCCAAACTGGTTTCTGCGCGAAAAGAGCTATCTGGTTAAAGATATTCAACTGGACGAAAACGGAATGATTGTGCCTGAATATGGCCGCGTTTTGCCCCTGCAGCGCATAGACCAAGACCTTTTGCAAATCGGTAATTACGTTTACCGCTTTACCAGGCCCTTTATCGACCTGCAAATCGTGTTCTCCAACCCCCTGTACTGGCTGGGCAACCGCGCCATCATCGAATTTACCGGAGAAGAAATCTTTCACTGGTACCGGCTGGATAATTTTAGCGAATCCCTGCAAATCGTTCGCTATTATCACCCCATCGACCTGACCGCCAGGGAACAGGAAGAGTTCCTTCATCTTAATACATTGAAAGAGGTCAGCTTAAACGGCGTCCATCTGGCCCTGCTGCATATTCAAAGCGAAGATGAAGCAGCCATTGAAAAGGGCATTGCCTATTTAAAAATCATTTTAGATGATCCGCAGCAGTCGCTGTACGCCTTACTCAGGCAAATCATCGGCTACCCGCGTTATGTGTGGAGCGTTTCTGCCTTGCAACAGATGTTCCGCCTGGGGCTTTCCCTGTTTAAAGGATGGGCATTTCAAGATTACCTGGCGCGCTATGTGGATTTCAATTTTCGTTTTTTAACGCCGGACTTTATTGCCGAAGTGGCGGACAAACTGGAAGTCGATGTAGAGGTTCTGCAGGGGATTCATTCTCTGATTAAAAATGAGATCAACAAAATGCAAGGCGGAATGGCGATCCGCCAGACCGGCATTGCCCCGCTATTGCATTTACTGGGTCAAATCGGCGTACTACATCCCATGTATTACAAACAAATTCGGCAGTGCATCGTCAGATATCAATTGAGAAAAGACATCCCCGGTCTGGCCGAACTGGCATCGGAGGTGCGCATTAAGTTACTCGAAGGCTTTCGGCGCTGGATCGGCGAGAACCAGAAAATTTCCATTGATGTGGAAACCGGCGAAGAGTACCGCTGGAGCGATGTGGTTATTTTTGAAGAAGATATTCCGGCCGAAGATAAGGCGTTTCTACTTAAAGCCATCACCGAACGCCCGATCATCAGAGAGGCGTTGTTTT
This sequence is a window from Caldithrix abyssi DSM 13497. Protein-coding genes within it:
- the trxA gene encoding thioredoxin, coding for MVQHLTKEDFLKKVFNYEENQDWKYEGDKPCIIDFYADWCQPCKIVSPILDELSEEYAGKVDFYKIDTEVEQELAAIFGIRSIPSILFVPMNDRPQMAVGALPKDTLKQAINEVLGIEAA
- a CDS encoding putative Ig domain-containing protein; translation: MKARNLLKKIIIFVLALNWTHIQAQERVAAEFISKFPPPKAIDGTPYMDGLKQLSIKDHYLFVVDEYVGVQVLDISDPENLQEVAVIYPENLAPTQNVYLTDSLAFMSCRLDGVWIIDIANPAAPQKISRIRPRAESYWVTANLPYVYIAEADSGVMIYDVQQPKSPQLVGRIQTGGFIWGVGLIQNYLYLIDKRKGLLVYDVTDPTAPLATGGQLEALKYTRSIFFEDNYAYAANGPAGLTVLDVSQPAKPKHIRTVNLKGYAYSSYKSGSTVFVGNDVLRELQFVDVQNPREPFLIGKYKSNSHIYYALKKDIYVYTAADSATLVLRYNRPPVLADIQDQVVDEDQTLTFQVKAFDPDDDAIFYSLSFLPEGAQFDSISGVFSWRPTFEQSGVYGPIVITAHERTQSQLTDSDTIRITVNHVNRPPTIAEIPDYEVDENQTLTFTIPEGEDPDKEDAGKLTYAAENLPEGATFDPQTRVFTWKPTYEQSGEYPIDFTVYDPAGAFAREATVITVHHVDRKPTLAEVPDQTVHEDELLTFTLHGSDPDKEDQNALSYAAYNLPEGATFDPATATFSWKPTFEQSGVYKDLLFVFTAGALSDSITVNITVTHVNRPPVIAAVGDKTVDENQWLQFTVSGEDPDREDFGRLQITAENLPEGATFDPDSNLFKWKPTFEQSGVYPDVLFIIHDPSGLTDTAAVTITVNHVNRPPALAEIPAKVIDENQLLTFELQGSDPDREDQGKLIYTADGLPEGALLEGNQFSWTPTYDQSGVYKITFTVSDGRLSDSQSTTITVNHVNRPPVMAELAPQTVDENQPLTFTVAGSDPDKEDTGKLTLNALNLPEGAVFDPASGKFNWTPTFEQSGVYQVSFTIQDPAGLSDTLTVPITVNHVNRTPVFAEQPPQVVDENQPLNVQLIPATDPDKEDEGKLKYTALNLPQGASFDPNTLTLSWTPTYEQSGVYTVTIQVTDGEFTVEQPLQITVNHVNRPPVLQLIADQTIDENQPWQLAVTATDPDKEDEGKLHFSTTNLPQGMTFDSTNAVFSWTPTFEQSGVYSAITVKVTDSGNLSDQKQFSITVNHVNRAPSLEPIPPIQGVENSPITFQLKGSDPDKEDDGKLVYSCANLPEGAVLDAQSGAFSWTPNFLQAGAYNLQFKVTDSGGLFAEQSVSMTIDDLNRPPQLQPIEAKKVFENQTLSFKVTGSDEDTDNTLTYSAEGLPTGAQFDAASQMFTWRPTFEQAGNYQVTFKLTDGKEETSVSVPIEVVNVNRPPQFTALTDQQVKENERLRFTVTASDPDAGTTLQLQAQNLPEGAQFNADNGTFEWTPTFEQAGVYAVTFSVSDGDTTVSKEIKITVQNVNRPPVFNEIGAQQVKENEELRFTISASDPDAGTELKFSAQNLPDGANFDPATQTFVWKPNFDQQGEHQVVFTVSDGESEVKQTVVISVQNVNRPPTINGPTSNEAQAGEAIQLRFNGSDPDGDALKFSGDNLPSGAKIDDSGNFTWTPDDGQVGAHSFVIKVSDGQEEASINVKIDVKPKPQPAPADTTGN
- a CDS encoding GNAT family N-acetyltransferase; this translates as MAENKPTDISRLKQLFSAGELAMEAEEWPRAIKRFEKQIHTLVRSSAFNEREVLLELNELFDIIFKTGLAGSFTAQMPEQTFLLLGRHLLTVSGDLQNEARKIIHLYLELFRQPAFLKQIKQTQPWEELILQLIEKSNFTIAPLLRQRFQLYADKTIFALISGENVVRYSFATVRERILQYARGLLALGGSVPQGRPTVAFFMENSLEMALLDLACLSSGLVNVMIPANSVGHQVAFILNQTGAKILLISGHKQLEIVNQVRRELRHVDQIVMIKEQPTEERILSQTQLIQMGMNISDDQVVARQESFTTRDLATIMYTSGTTGEPKGIMFSHLNIIYKRFCRAMALPEIGPQDRFLSYLPLFHTFGRYLEMMGAVFWSAEYYFMENPAIDTLVRNMQLVRPTIFISIPKKWMQLYEYIARRVDVELDDERLILKTLKEVTGGQLRWGLSAAGYLDPAIFRFFQRNGVELLSGFGMTEATGGITMTEPGNYVENTLGKPLPGIEAKLAKDGELLIRGPYVMIGYYGHREQPFVDGWFPTGDIMRRLPNGYFEIIDRKKEIYKNIRGETIAPQRIENFFYDSEFVKQVFLVGDNRPFNTVLIYPNFEGADNPLRQMNAEELHDFFSSLVVTVNNFLAPFERIVDFRIVDRPFSAEHGELTPKGTFKRRVIEKNFAHLIEAMYEQSFIDFKWQGLTLQIPNWFLREKSYLVKDIQLDENGMIVPEYGRVLPLQRIDQDLLQIGNYVYRFTRPFIDLQIVFSNPLYWLGNRAIIEFTGEEIFHWYRLDNFSESLQIVRYYHPIDLTAREQEEFLHLNTLKEVSLNGVHLALLHIQSEDEAAIEKGIAYLKIILDDPQQSLYALLRQIIGYPRYVWSVSALQQMFRLGLSLFKGWAFQDYLARYVDFNFRFLTPDFIAEVADKLEVDVEVLQGIHSLIKNEINKMQGGMAIRQTGIAPLLHLLGQIGVLHPMYYKQIRQCIVRYQLRKDIPGLAELASEVRIKLLEGFRRWIGENQKISIDVETGEEYRWSDVVIFEEDIPAEDKAFLLKAITERPIIREALFLLGDGILAGLYDIPPGGVWISTLFHEPGHSVYRVSVQTRFQGGADFVINLERDQPTETIREEMNWLIHAGAAARGIRLVEEFGGFWREFNLWTEEYIPGDSLQVYISKLMRRNNQDSRQRLKVLWPHFVWSGISAHISFWRRTGYQLEIEDKSAANIMIPAHDYLTGVRIFSIRNRKKSDGLLALIADFYRQFVETQIAAYPFLKDEKLWHYIFSGILDAEGESKALEQLRALLNEQAEQLQEQGFLKALKTFLRQVEKDGFIPRNLYFAIQRFRRWINLNPRADFSAQLFTLNELYETYQLSKFEKRYPEIRIRFYLETVFKDSIPEMRKKLKNIIRRAAQKAIPHEERLKLFSELRNQFDLNEKEEFFLSRLGYPHLQPEDSAGWLSASPSGVQQSDVVVTMEDYDGRRFHVRKPMSPKEIARLHNIFLEANLPVVFKPEHRFLIAVSERGYVIGGLFYSMLNEETAHMEKIVVTAKYRRKGISEGLMVEFFNRMRDAGFKYVTTGFFRPEYFYRFGFKIERKYAGLVKDLTEGN